The Malassezia restricta chromosome I, complete sequence genome contains the following window.
AAtatgcgccgccaccacgcACCTGTCCATTCGTCGAGATGGCATTCAGGCTCAGCACGGTGAGTGTATCAATGGCATAGCTCCCGACAAGCAGGGCAAGCGCGCCAATAAGTCCTGCCTGCCCCAAGATAAAACCGAATCGTAAAAACAAAATGATGCCCAATACATTCAGTGTGACAGGCATGAAGACACCATCCCACGTCCCAAGCTTGCGCATGACAGGCACCTCTTGCGATGACAAGGACGCGTGATGCATTGCCGATGAGCGACTATCCATACCAGTGCCGCGCAGGAGTGGTGACGACTCTGTAAGAACAAGAGAGGGAGATGCCGTAGCGGAAGCAGCCTGGCTGGACGAAGCACGAGTCGATCGTAATgacgcggacgaggacCGCGAGTCTACGGGACCCGAGACAGAGGCGCGCATCTGATCGGCTCCGTCGTCGTTGCCAGATCTGTGCAGCAATTGCTCTTGCAGCGATGCATAATCTGCCTCGTCAGCCGAGACAaagcgcgacatggcaaTGTCCACCCGGCTGTGGTTCGGGTCGCAACGACGGTGGCCTTTCGGCTAGGTGGAGAGGGCGTCTCGAGGgctgccgacgccgctAGTGTCACGTGTCCCTAGGAACCCCTTGGCACCGCGACGCGCGTTCTGGGCGCCTGGGTAGGCGATGTCGAATACGACAGCGTTTGGTGCCCAATCGATTCATGGCACGAATCCCCAGTTCCTGGTCGAGCGCGTGATTCGCGCACGTATATACGACTCGACGTATTGGAAGCATGACTGCTTTGCCCTGacggctgcgacgctggTGGACAAGGCTGTTGAGCTGTCGTATGTCGGTGGGACATTCGGTATGCAGCGGCCGAGTCCATTTTTGTGCCTCGTACTCAAACTATTGCAGATTCAGCCTGAGCGTGAAATCATTCTCGAGTACCTGGCGGCGGAGGACTTCAAGTACTTGCGTGCCGTCGCGGCCATGTATGTGCGCCTGACATTCCCAGCGATCGACGTGTACGAAATCCTCGAGCCGATGTTGAATGACTATCGCAAATTGCGGTGGCGCGATATGGCTGGCAACTTTTCTCTTTCACACATGGACGAGTTTGTGGATCTTCTGTTAACGGAAGAGCGTGTATGTGACCTCATTCTGCCACGCCTGACCAAGCGCTCTGTGCTCGAGGCCAAAGAAGGTCTGCGCCCGCGCACATCGCGTCTTGAAGATGCGATGCTCCGTGGTGATGCAGATGGTTTGGAGGAAGGCAGCGGGAGTGATAGCGACGACTCGCTCGCGGCACTGCGCGCGGAGCACCGCACGCGTATGCACCAGGCCGATACCCTGCGTTCTCAGAGTCGCCCGCACGAAACACCACAAGACGGTGCGTACGAATCGCAACAATCGGAGTCGGAAGAAGAACGCCTTCATGAGCGACTCGCTCGTACGCCGAGCCCGGCTTTCCGGTCACGATCACCCAGCAGGTCGCCTGATTAACTATATTACAAACTACTCGGCATCGAGGAGCAGGTCGTCTATATCGCTGGACGACAGACGACCACTGGACTCATCATCATCAATGCTGATCTCCGGTGCAGTCTGCGTACGTTGCGTCCCAAGCACAGTCGCTGGCCGGAGACGCGGCGCAAAAATGGAAAGCACGGGCGGGGCGCGGGGCGCGTCttggcgctcggcgagtTGCGTGaccatcgacgacgtctgtgcatgcgcaagaCGTACGAGAGCCTCGTTAGCGCGCCGAAGTCGTGTGCATTCGGCGCTGATTTCAGCAAGGAACGCTTCGCGCTTACGTGTTgctgcctcggcggccTCAACACGCTCTAACCATTCCAGCTCGACGTCTTCGCGGATAgcttgcggcgcatcgactGTCTGCGCCTCACAGACCGTCTCGAGCTCTTGAATACGCTGGAGCAAGTActggatgcgctcatccTTCTCGTTGGATGCGCTCATAGGCAGGGATAAACGAGCGGCCAGCTGCCTTTCGAGTCGCTGGATTTTTTGCAGAGCAGCATGCAGTTTCTCTTGCACAACAGGAAGAGGATCATCAAAGGTAAAGCCGCGCTGCTTAGTTGGTGAGATGGGATGCGATACCTCGGACTCGGGCGGAGCCTGTCCGCCTGGCAGGATCAAAGCGCCCAGCTCATCGAGACGCGactgcagcgcctcgacaGTCAGTGGCTGCGACTCGCGACTCTTGTGTGCCTCCAGCCTAGCAACTTGGGCGCGGAGTGTGCCCATTTCCTCGCGGTACCGAGCCAATAGCGCGTGCGACTCGTCTAGGGCCGACATGTCGCCCTCAAACTCGTTGATCGATGCACGTACACGTACGTGTTTGATACGACGCGCAAAGttgagcgtgccgaggctCTCTTCGACCATCACTGGCGATGGATTCAGTGTGCATACCACAGCAATGCGTGCGCGACCACTCAGGCTGTTTTGTAGAATGCGCGTGAGTTTGGAATCGCGGTACGGCACATGCCCCACGTTTTTTTCCGATAGAGCGAAAATCACCTTGCCCAAGCTCAGCAGGCTCTTGTTGATGTTGCCGCCCTccgtgcggcgctgtgATGTATGTGTGGAATGCCGCTCAGATCCAGCGAGATCAATGAGCGACAGCTCGCTGACTCGGTACGGTCGCATCGTACTCGGCTCACGATCCCACGATTCAATCGTGATTTTGAAGCAAGTATGACTGCGCGATGAGCGCTCGTTCCAGTCGGTGGCACCCATGTGTCGATTCGCTTcgccgcgcgcgagcagcttgaACACACCCGCAGGCGACGTGACGACTTCCTCATGGAGCGGCGCCACAAGCACGGCATTCGCTCCCCGTCGTCGGTCATCACGTACATGGGGCTGATTCGTAGGTTCCAGCAGATCTCTGACAATTTCGTTCCATATTTCGAGATAACTCACACGAATCAGATACTCTCGTTGCGCGGATCCCTGACAAATGCCCTGGAAAAGATCGTTGACGGCGCGGGGAATCATGCCAGGCTCGCGAccatcgtcgtcaccaCTCAATGTAAACGTTTTACCACTGGCTGTTTGCCCGTATGCGAAGATAAGCGCATTGTagccatgcagcgccgaATGCACCAGGGGCCGAGCTAATGTCGCATAGACGTTCGCATTCGAGCTGCCTGTGTGCACATGATCGAAGTAAAACGGCATGCCCAGATTCGGCTGCATTTTCGTCTCCGAAATGGCCGGATCTAGCATCAATGAGGCAGATCCCGGTGGCGTTACCCAAGCGCACTCTTCGTTCGGATGGGTGGGACGTAGGCGCACATGCACTTGGACTGCGTCTATCGTCTGGGTATCATCTTGTTCCAACACAAAGGAGCTGTCACTCacttgctgctgcaaaGCCAATATATCCATACGAGAATCAGGCAACGGTGGACGAGGTATGCGCCGCATAGGAGAGCCAGCACGTCTCTCTATTTTCGGCTTGGGTGTCACTTGTGCCTCGTGATTTCGGTTTCTGTTGGGTATGATGCCCTCTGTGACCTTGGCGCGCACCTTTCGCGCAGGTGACATTGCGTGAGATGGATGCACGACAGAACGAATCGGTGGCACAGGCGAAAGGGCAGGCGAAGCAGGTCGCTCTTGGGGCACCGTCCCCTCTGTGCGTGATGCGGCGAGAGATGTAGCAGGTCGGGGCGGGACAGGCCTAGATAGTGACAAAGATGTTGCAGGGCGCGTCGGACGCATGCCAGGCACTTTTGCTGGCGTCACTGTCGTAGGCGGGCCATCCGGTATCACGGCCGCACGGACAACGCGTGGCCCTGCTGCTGGCGTGTGGACAGGCGCCTTTTGTGGGCTCATGCGACCAGCAACATTCGTCATAGTGCTGTCGGACAAAGGCTTCATATGGAAGTCTTCTGGGCGCTTCGTCCATGCAGGACTGGACACCGGCACGACGGGTCGCACGGGGCGTTTGCGCGGCGTGGGCATAAACGGCATGCGCGACTTTTTCTGGGATGGCGTGTCGATACCAGGCTCCGTGATAGAAAAAAAGCCAGCTGCACGCTCTTGGGCCCCACGACCGGCCGTGCCGACGCCGACATTGGCGCCGTCCACGTCCATTCTACCGTCGACGGTGATGGTGCGTGTGTTGTTGCGCGCCttgcacgagcgcacgcgATGTTTCACGTGACTATTCACGATCGTGGAGAATGCGTTCGCCACGCAGAAAGGTCTACGTCAGCGCGCACGATTGTCGACGACGGCTGTCACGATGAGCCACGACGGCGATACCAATATGTATGAGAATGTGCCGGAGGAGATAAGAAATGCGGAAGTGTCTGAGATCCAGATGCGGAAGCGCATGTTGGAAAATGAAATCCGCATGATGAGATCAGAATTCATGCGGCTGGAacacgacgacgctgtcACCCGAGAGCGCATCACGGACAATACAGAGAAGATTTCCCAAAACAAGGTGCTGCCTTACCTTGTGGGAAATGTAGTGGAAATTTTGGACATTGATCCTGATATTGACGAAGACTCGGAAGACGCCAAGGCACAGGCCGAGTCGGTCGGTCGTCCCAAACCTGGCAAGTGCGCTGTGATCAAGACATCGACACGCCAAACTATCTTCCTGCCGCTCATTGGTCTTGTACCAGCAGATCAGCTAGAGCCAGGTGACTTGATTGGTGTCAACAAGGACAGCTACCTCATCCTGGACAAATTGCCATCAGAATACGATTCTCGTGTAAAGGCCATGGAAGTCGATGAACGACCCACAGAAACATATACGGACATTGGTGGTCTCGACAAGCAGATCGAAGAGCTCGTCGAAGCCATCGTACTTCCCATGCAACAGGAGCAAAAATTCAAAAACCTTGGTATCAAGCCACCGAAAGGCGCCCTTATGTATGGCCCTCCCGGTACTGGCAAAACGCTCTTGGCTCGAGCCTGCGCTGCACAAACGAATGCATGCTACCTCAAGCTGGCAGGTCCATCTCTTGTGCAAATGTTTATCGGTGACGGTGCCAAGCTCGTACGCGATGCATTCGAGCTCGCAAAGGAAAAATCTCCTGCCATTATCTTTATCGACGAAATCGATGCCATTGGAACCAAGCGATTCGACTCGGACAAATCAGGCGATCGTGAAGTCCAGCGCACCATGCTTGAGCTGTTGAACCAGCTCGATGGTTTCTCTAGTGAGGCCAATATCAAGGTGATTGCTGCTACGAACCGTATCGATATCCTTGACCCTGCCCTGCTTCGGTCCGGTCGTCTTGACCGTAAAATCGAGTTTCCCCTACCTAATGAAGAATCCCGCGCCAGGATTATGGAAATTCACAGCCGCAAGATGGCTGTGGGCCCTAACGTGAACTTTGCCGAACTAGCGCGCTCTACAGACGAGATGAATGGTGCTCAGCTAAAGGCCGTGTGCGTAGAAGCAGGCATGATTGCACTTCGAGAAGGCGCTACGGAGTTGGATCACGAGCACTTCCTTGGTGGTATTCTCGAGGTGCAGGCACTAAAGAAGTCTGATCACTTCTACTACGCATAGATCCAGTCACGTAGTCACTTATGCTCCGTGCTGTACGACCAAAAATACGATAGTGGCGAGTACGATGACGCAAATAACCATGGACAGTATGGTCACAATTGGATGCGTATGTCCCTCACATTCATCCATCAAGGTTCGTTCACGTTCCAATTCACCGATGCGTTCGAAATAATCAAATACGGAGATCAACCAGGACAGTATACCCACGATCAAATAAATAGACCCGAGTACCATACCTTGTGTTCTGCTCGGGGTAGAATCTGGCTCTTCGCTGTTTCGCATAGCCTTAGTCTGGAACTGCGATATGTCCAAGCCAGGGCTTTCAGACCCCTGCCCAAGTACTTGTTGCTCGTAAGAGGGTTTTACTTGTAGGCATTCATTTTGAATACAAGCCAGAGTCGCGCTGACCTGGTGAGCATAGTTGTCAATATTGAAAATACGCAAGTCCAAAAAGAATATCACCGATAGCACGGTCACCAACGCAGTAAACTTAGACCATGACATATACGTTCGCTCACGCATGCAAAAATCACGGGTCATTTCGCCAGGCGCATATATCGACTGTGATCCTGAGAATCTCTGCAATACAAAAGAGAGGCAGACTTGGTCATCCGAGTCACTTTCATCGTGTGCCTCAGGTGGACTCAAAGATGGATCACAAATGGGCAAGTTTTGACGACTGATGCCCGTTCCTTCCGCAGATTCGAGCCAACCTTCCATATTGGCGCATATCAATATAGAAAGAATGTGTTCCTTCGTTCTTTTTTACGTCGTGGTGGGCATACGATCAATGGAGAAATGAATACCTCCTTTTAGCTGAGGCGGAGCATACTCTCGACCGTGGATCTATGCAAGTTGACTGGGTCTTAAACAAAATTGAACAGTGGCAGTGCATGCCGCCCAGCCATAGCTCAGCTGGAAGAGCGAAGGTTTGTAATTGGAAATCGGTCTTTGACCACCTTAGGTCCCGTGTTCGAATCACGGTGGCTGGATCTTGTTTTGCTCTCTCAATATGAAACCCAATCGTGGAGGCCACTGGTAATTTTTGGCCAACATCACGCGCGACCAACGATGCAGAAGCGAATTACGACATTCAAATATTATCTTAGGCTAATATATGCTTATTTCCGCCAAAGTAAGGAAAGTCCAACCAGCCATAGCTCAGCTGGAAGAGCGAAGGTTTGTAATTGGAAATCGGTCTTTGACCACCTTAGGTCCCGTGTTCGAATCACGGTGGCTGGACATTTTTACGACGTCACACATTTTTTTGCTCACTCTCGTGCGCCCAGTCCGGCGGGGGTGAGCGCAATCCTTGGCTCGTCGCGTCTTGCGGAGTCGATGAAGCCCTATGACTGCACGCCGCGTCCCTTTTGAAGTTTGTGAAGTGCAAGCACTCAAAATGTGATGTCTTCCCGGCTTGTATGGGAATGTGTAGAGCATAGTCACACCCAGGGCTTTTGTATGAAATCACACACGTTCAATCTCGAAGCATAGTCGAAGTGAAGACAATCTGATGCAATCCTGTATCTTCAGAGACAACCCAAGAGTACTGTACAGAGAATCCATCTCCGGTCTACCAAAATACCAAGCTATCAATTTGCTAGATATATCGTTCCGTGATATCTCGATGTTTTATTTGGCCTCGTGCCAAGACCTTTCCCTACCTGTGCATGTGCAAGCTCACAATGATTGCCACTAGCTTCGCAAGAGAAAGATGATACGTTGCTAGACTTTTTTATTGTGCGACTCAACAGAGGGAACGAGGTGTTTCAATGAGGGTGGAGGCCGAGGAGGGGGTCCAGGTGGCGGGACACGTCTAGTAAAGCTGTGCGCTCTTGATACGGTATGGGTATAAAATGCAGGCGGAGCGAATTGggatcgacgaggcacggAATCTTCTTCCTCACTCTCACTCTCTCTTTCATCATATTGTTTCATACGACGCCATTCTTTTAAGCTCCGACAAAAGGAGGCATACTCATTCGGCTTGGAAGGTTCATAATCTGTACAGTAGTTAACGGTTCGTGTTGGTATTGTGGTATCATCGAGTGGCATGGGGCCATTATATGGAGCACACACGATAGCATCACCAAGCTTTTCTTGTGCCTCGAGTGCTAGCTGAGCATCAAGCTCCATTTCTGGCGTGGAAAATCGTAAAGTAGATCCCAATAGGGATCTCCCTGGTGCATCGTGGACGGTGTCGCATTTTTTTGAGGGAACGAATCGAATAATGCTTGACTGACGAGCAGGAAGGCTCGCTGAAGGACTGTGAGTAAGATGGTACTGAGACGCCTCTGACGGAGACGCCTCTCGCGCCATAGACCTGGCCACAAAAGTGGAGGGGAAGGAGCACGGAGCGTTTTGCTGATTGGCAACCCTCAACAGAATAAATCATGGCATGATGCGGCCACTGCGGGACGAAGTACATGATTATGTTCATGCAATCGAAGATCGAACGACAAAATTATTTACCCGAATTGCAGAAGAAGGCTCACTCGAGCGTAGCGGGACTGTGCTCGATACCATTGCGTGGGATGACGTATTGTCCATGACCCAAGCGCAAACTGAACTTGTAAAATTGGTCGAAATGACCGCGTTACACCAGGAGAACCAGTCACGTATCGACGCCCTTATTGAAAGCATCAAAGCATGTGAAGAACGGCAGC
Protein-coding sequences here:
- a CDS encoding G-patch domain protein, with product MAREASPSEASQYHLTHSPSASLPARQSSIIRFVPSKKCDTVHDAPGRSLLGSTLRFSTPEMELDAQLALEAQEKLGDAIVCAPYNGPMPLDDTTIPTRTVNYCTDYEPSKPNEYASFCRSLKEWRRMKQYDERESESEEEDSVPRRSQFAPPAFYTHTVSRAHSFTRRVPPPGPPPRPPPSLKHLVPSVESHNKKV
- a CDS encoding 26S proteasome regulatory subunit T5; its protein translation is MSHDGDTNMYENVPEEIRNAEVSEIQMRKRMLENEIRMMRSEFMRLEHDDAVTRERITDNTEKISQNKVLPYLVGNVVEILDIDPDIDEDSEDAKAQAESVGRPKPGKCAVIKTSTRQTIFLPLIGLVPADQLEPGDLIGVNKDSYLILDKLPSEYDSRVKAMEVDERPTETYTDIGGLDKQIEELVEAIVLPMQQEQKFKNLGIKPPKGALMYGPPGTGKTLLARACAAQTNACYLKLAGPSLVQMFIGDGAKLVRDAFELAKEKSPAIIFIDEIDAIGTKRFDSDKSGDREVQRTMLELLNQLDGFSSEANIKVIAATNRIDILDPALLRSGRLDRKIEFPLPNEESRARIMEIHSRKMAVGPNVNFAELARSTDEMNGAQLKAVCVEAGMIALREGATELDHEHFLGGILEVQALKKSDHFYYA
- a CDS encoding pre-mRNA-splicing factor 38A, whose amino-acid sequence is MSNTTAFGAQSIHGTNPQFLVERVIRARIYDSTYWKHDCFALTAATLVDKAVELSYVGGTFGMQRPSPFLCLVLKLLQIQPEREIILEYLAAEDFKYLRAVAAMYVRLTFPAIDVYEILEPMLNDYRKLRWRDMAGNFSLSHMDEFVDLLLTEERVCDLILPRLTKRSVLEAKEGLRPRTSRLEDAMLRGDADGLEEGSGSDSDDSLAALRAEHRTRMHQADTLRSQSRPHETPQDGAYESQQSESEEERLHERLARTPSPAFRSRSPSRSPD
- a CDS encoding centromeric protein E, yielding MDVDGANVGVGTAGRGAQERAAGFFSITEPGIDTPSQKKSRMPFMPTPRKRPVRPVVPVSSPAWTKRPEDFHMKPLSDSTMTNVAGRMSPQKAPVHTPAAGPRVVRAAVIPDGPPTTVTPAKVPGMRPTRPATSLSLSRPVPPRPATSLAASRTEGTVPQERPASPALSPVPPIRSVVHPSHAMSPARKVRAKVTEGIIPNRNRNHEAQVTPKPKIERRAGSPMRRIPRPPLPDSRMDILALQQQVSDSSFVLEQDDTQTIDAVQVHVRLRPTHPNEECAWVTPPGSASLMLDPAISETKMQPNLGMPFYFDHVHTGSSNANVYATLARPLVHSALHGYNALIFAYGQTASGKTFTLSGDDDGREPGMIPRAVNDLFQGICQGSAQREYLIRVSYLEIWNEIVRDLLEPTNQPHVRDDRRRGANAVLVAPLHEEVVTSPAGVFKLLARGEANRHMGATDWNERSSRSHTCFKITIESWDREPSTMRPYRVSELSLIDLAGSERHSTHTSQRRTEGGNINKSLLSLGKVIFALSEKNVGHVPYRDSKLTRILQNSLSGRARIAVVCTLNPSPVMVEESLGTLNFARRIKHVRVRASINEFEGDMSALDESHALLARYREEMGTLRAQVARLEAHKSRESQPLTVEALQSRLDELGALILPGGQAPPESEVSHPISPTKQRGFTFDDPLPVVQEKLHAALQKIQRLERQLAARLSLPMSASNEKDERIQYLLQRIQELETVCEAQTVDAPQAIREDVELEWLERVEAAEAATRKREAFLAEISAECTRLRRANEALVRLAHAQTSSMVTQLAERQDAPRAPPVLSIFAPRLRPATVLGTQRTQTAPEISIDDDESSGRLSSSDIDDLLLDAE